One stretch of Chryseobacterium fluminis DNA includes these proteins:
- the ychF gene encoding redox-regulated ATPase YchF: MKCGIVGLPNVGKSTLFNCLSNAKAQSANYPFCTIEPNLGTVSVPDQRLFELEKIVKPERVLPAVVEIVDIAGLVKGASKGEGLGNQFLANIRECEAIIHVLRCFDNGNIVHVEGSVDPMRDKEIIDIELQLKDLETVGKAVEKAKKFIKSGKKDDIQTYETLQNLQKFLEDGKNAREFEADDFAKSVIAEVQLLTNKPVLYVCNVDENSIKNGNDWIGKIEEMAKNEGAEVVVLAAQIEADINELETFEEREIFLEELGLTEPGVNRLIRKAYDLLKLQTYFTAGVKEVRAWTIGQGWTAPQAAGVIHTDFEKGFIRAEVIKYDDYITYGSEVKIKEAGKLSVEGKEYIVKDGDIMHFRFNV; the protein is encoded by the coding sequence ATGAAATGTGGAATCGTAGGCTTACCCAATGTAGGTAAATCAACTCTTTTTAACTGTCTGAGCAACGCAAAAGCTCAGTCGGCAAACTATCCTTTCTGTACCATCGAACCAAACCTGGGAACCGTTTCTGTACCGGACCAAAGATTGTTTGAACTGGAAAAAATAGTAAAACCTGAAAGAGTTTTACCGGCTGTTGTTGAGATCGTAGATATTGCAGGTCTTGTAAAAGGAGCAAGTAAAGGTGAAGGTTTGGGAAACCAGTTTCTGGCTAATATCCGAGAGTGTGAAGCAATTATCCATGTTCTGAGATGTTTTGATAATGGAAATATTGTTCACGTAGAAGGTTCTGTAGATCCGATGCGGGATAAAGAGATCATCGATATCGAGCTCCAGCTGAAAGATCTGGAGACAGTGGGTAAAGCCGTGGAAAAAGCAAAAAAATTCATCAAATCAGGAAAGAAAGATGATATCCAGACGTATGAAACCCTTCAGAATCTTCAGAAGTTTTTAGAAGACGGAAAAAATGCAAGAGAATTTGAAGCAGATGATTTTGCGAAATCTGTGATTGCAGAAGTTCAGCTTTTAACCAATAAGCCGGTTCTCTATGTTTGTAATGTAGATGAAAATTCTATTAAAAACGGAAACGACTGGATCGGAAAGATTGAAGAAATGGCTAAAAATGAAGGCGCAGAAGTAGTGGTCTTAGCGGCTCAGATCGAAGCAGATATCAACGAACTTGAAACATTCGAAGAGCGCGAAATTTTCCTGGAGGAACTCGGTCTTACAGAGCCGGGAGTAAACCGTCTGATCAGAAAAGCCTACGACCTGTTAAAACTTCAGACGTATTTTACAGCTGGGGTAAAAGAAGTAAGAGCGTGGACGATCGGGCAGGGATGGACGGCTCCTCAGGCAGCCGGAGTGATCCACACTGATTTCGAAAAAGGCTTTATCCGTGCTGAAGTTATTAAGTACGATGACTATATAACCTATGGTTCAGAAGTAAAAATAAAAGAAGCAGGAAAGCTTTCTGTAGAAGGTAAAGAATACATCGTCAAAGACGGTGATATCATGCACTTCAGATTCAACGTATAA
- a CDS encoding ferritin, which translates to MNTKRLSDMMEKALSDQMNKEILASHVFLSYGIWADDKGYGGIANFLYRHAQEERNHSIKFMEYVLNRGGKPKVEAIPAPPQDPESLSACFDGVFQHEVDNTTSIYRLVDLALEEKDWATWNFMQWFVQEQIEEETLAQNLIDKLKIAGGDRASDESLFTLDKALQDAPNDVPLAQEATGANP; encoded by the coding sequence ATGAATACTAAAAGACTTTCCGATATGATGGAAAAAGCACTGAGTGACCAGATGAATAAAGAAATTTTGGCATCACACGTTTTTTTATCGTACGGAATCTGGGCAGATGACAAAGGTTATGGGGGAATTGCCAATTTCCTGTACAGACATGCACAGGAGGAAAGAAACCACTCAATAAAATTTATGGAATACGTACTGAACAGAGGTGGAAAACCAAAAGTAGAGGCCATACCGGCTCCGCCACAGGATCCTGAATCTCTTTCTGCCTGCTTTGACGGTGTTTTCCAGCATGAAGTAGATAATACCACGTCCATTTACAGACTGGTAGACCTTGCACTGGAAGAAAAAGACTGGGCAACCTGGAATTTCATGCAGTGGTTTGTTCAGGAGCAGATCGAAGAGGAAACACTGGCTCAAAACCTTATTGATAAACTTAAAATTGCAGGGGGAGACCGAGCATCGGATGAATCTCTTTTTACTTTGGATAAAGCGTTACAGGATGCACCCAATGACGTTCCACTTGCTCAGGAAGCGACAGGAGCTAATCCTTAG
- a CDS encoding family 10 glycosylhydrolase, with protein MRMNRLKLTVLLGIFASYTSCSVQNNTVKTAAPSKNSTKPTNNTTKPKEQAGTPKPAVTAPAEEVFRTTLPEIKREFRGAWIASVANINWPSKNTLTVDQQKAEAINMLDVLQENNFNAVIFQIRPSADALYTSNIEPWSYFLSGRTGQAPYPNYDPLQFWIDEAHKRGLELHVWLNPYRAHHTGGGAVTDQSMVNKLSDMIVRLKNGTYWFDPADPKTQGHVSNVVKDIVRRYDIDAVHFDDYFYPYATYNKGADFPDNTTWNAYVSAGGTLSRADWRRDNVNKFVERIYKEIHAEKNNVKFGISPFGIWKPGYPAGVVGSSQYDELYADAKLWLNKGWVDYFSPQLYWPIASKGQPFEALLNWWKSENTMNRHLWPGLNTVEVKSSDRPTEIKNQIEISRQILGKDAGEIHWSIAGLTKNPNMLPALKNGPYKEKVLVPATPWIKTVPLQAPTLFTNENGSFVQTSWSTKNLKDVFQWVLFSQYNGVWETEILTLEQLSKEIPKFKDGKKLNGVAIKAIDRLGNESDYTAKKVK; from the coding sequence ATGAGAATGAACAGATTAAAGCTTACCGTTTTGTTGGGAATTTTCGCATCTTACACCAGTTGTTCTGTTCAGAATAACACGGTAAAAACAGCGGCTCCCTCTAAAAATTCTACAAAACCCACCAATAATACTACAAAGCCAAAAGAGCAGGCCGGAACGCCAAAACCTGCCGTAACAGCACCCGCTGAAGAAGTATTCAGGACAACGCTTCCAGAAATCAAAAGAGAATTCCGCGGCGCATGGATTGCCAGTGTGGCCAATATCAACTGGCCCTCTAAGAATACCTTAACCGTTGACCAGCAGAAAGCAGAAGCCATTAATATGCTGGACGTGCTTCAGGAAAACAATTTCAATGCGGTCATTTTTCAGATCCGGCCATCTGCAGATGCCTTATACACCAGCAATATCGAACCCTGGTCTTATTTTTTATCAGGTCGCACAGGCCAGGCTCCTTATCCCAACTATGACCCGTTACAGTTCTGGATCGACGAAGCACATAAAAGAGGTCTCGAACTTCATGTTTGGTTAAATCCATACCGGGCCCATCATACAGGTGGCGGAGCAGTAACAGACCAGTCCATGGTCAATAAACTCTCAGATATGATCGTACGACTTAAAAACGGTACGTACTGGTTCGATCCTGCTGATCCCAAAACACAGGGACATGTCTCTAATGTCGTGAAAGATATTGTCAGAAGATATGATATCGATGCGGTACATTTTGATGATTATTTCTACCCTTATGCAACCTATAATAAAGGCGCAGATTTCCCGGATAATACTACCTGGAATGCTTATGTAAGCGCTGGCGGAACCCTCTCAAGAGCAGACTGGAGAAGAGATAACGTCAATAAATTCGTAGAAAGGATCTATAAAGAAATTCACGCCGAAAAAAATAATGTTAAGTTCGGAATCAGTCCGTTTGGAATATGGAAACCCGGATATCCTGCCGGAGTGGTCGGTTCATCTCAGTACGATGAATTGTATGCAGATGCCAAATTATGGCTTAATAAAGGCTGGGTAGACTATTTTTCGCCACAGCTTTACTGGCCCATTGCTTCCAAAGGACAGCCTTTTGAAGCTCTTTTAAACTGGTGGAAATCCGAAAATACGATGAACCGCCACCTTTGGCCGGGACTCAATACCGTAGAGGTGAAAAGTTCAGACCGTCCTACAGAAATTAAAAACCAGATTGAAATCTCAAGACAGATCCTGGGAAAAGATGCCGGGGAAATTCATTGGAGTATTGCAGGATTAACGAAGAATCCGAACATGCTTCCTGCCTTGAAAAACGGACCTTATAAAGAAAAAGTTCTGGTTCCTGCAACGCCCTGGATAAAAACGGTTCCTCTACAGGCTCCTACATTATTTACCAATGAAAACGGCAGTTTTGTACAGACCAGCTGGAGTACTAAAAATCTAAAAGATGTTTTCCAATGGGTACTTTTTTCACAATATAACGGAGTCTGGGAAACTGAAATTCTAACGCTGGAGCAGCTGTCAAAAGAAATTCCAAAATTTAAAGACGGAAAAAAACTGAACGGCGTCGCCATAAAAGCCATCGACAGACTTGGAAATGAAAGCGATTATACCGCGAAAAAAGTAAAATAG
- the typA gene encoding translational GTPase TypA — MQNIRNIAIIAHVDHGKTTLVDKIIHATNIFRENQESGELIMDNNDLERERGITILSKNISVTYKDTKINVIDTPGHADFGGEVERVLKMADGVILLVDAFEGPMPQTRFVLQKALELGLRPLVVINKVDKPNCRPDEVHDQVFDLFFNLEATEEQLDFPTFYGSSKQGWFNTSLEQTEDILPLLDGILKYVPEPKVEEGTLQMQIVSLDFSSFLGRIAIGKVIRGEIKESQWIGLAQADGKVLKGKVKELYVFEGLGKKKVTEVKAGDICAVVGFDAFQIGDSFVDLENPEPLPRTAIDEPTLNMTFSINNSPFFGKDGKYVTSNHLKERLTKELEKNLALRVQQTDDANTFLVFGRGILHLSVLIETMRREGYEMTIGQPQVILREDENGQKLEPYESLVVDVPEEYASRVIDLATQRKGDLHIMETKGEMQHMEFEIPSRGLIGLRSQMLTATAGEAIMAHRFTEYKPFKGAIPGRSNGVLISKTQGPATEYSIAKLQDRGKFYVDPGEEIYAGMVIGEQNKPGDLVVNIVEAKQLNNMRASGKDKDTGVAPKILFSLEECMEYIQADEAIEVTPNFIRMRKKILSEEERKRMDRGAKA; from the coding sequence ATGCAAAACATTAGAAATATTGCGATTATCGCACACGTTGACCACGGGAAGACGACTTTGGTTGATAAGATCATTCACGCTACTAATATTTTCAGAGAAAATCAGGAGAGTGGGGAATTAATTATGGATAACAATGATCTTGAAAGAGAAAGAGGAATCACCATTTTATCCAAGAATATTTCTGTTACTTATAAAGACACAAAAATTAACGTAATCGATACTCCTGGTCACGCCGATTTCGGTGGGGAAGTAGAAAGAGTATTGAAAATGGCTGATGGAGTTATTTTGTTGGTGGATGCCTTCGAAGGACCTATGCCACAGACAAGATTCGTACTTCAGAAAGCATTGGAGCTGGGCTTAAGACCATTGGTGGTTATCAATAAAGTAGACAAGCCAAACTGTCGTCCGGACGAAGTTCACGATCAGGTATTTGATTTATTCTTTAACCTGGAAGCTACCGAAGAGCAATTGGATTTCCCGACGTTCTACGGATCTTCTAAACAGGGATGGTTCAATACTTCACTGGAGCAGACTGAAGATATCTTACCGTTATTAGATGGTATTCTGAAATATGTTCCTGAACCGAAAGTAGAAGAAGGAACATTACAGATGCAGATCGTATCTCTGGATTTCTCGTCTTTCTTGGGAAGAATTGCCATCGGGAAAGTGATCAGAGGGGAGATCAAGGAATCTCAGTGGATCGGATTGGCACAGGCTGACGGTAAAGTGCTGAAAGGTAAAGTAAAAGAACTTTATGTTTTCGAAGGATTAGGAAAGAAAAAAGTGACAGAAGTAAAAGCAGGTGATATCTGTGCTGTGGTAGGTTTTGATGCCTTCCAGATCGGAGACTCTTTTGTAGATCTTGAAAATCCTGAACCATTGCCAAGAACTGCAATTGATGAGCCAACGCTGAACATGACGTTCTCGATCAACAATTCACCTTTCTTCGGTAAAGACGGAAAGTATGTAACTTCAAACCACCTGAAAGAAAGATTAACAAAGGAATTGGAGAAAAACCTGGCATTAAGAGTTCAGCAGACGGATGATGCCAACACTTTCCTTGTATTCGGTAGAGGGATTCTTCACTTGTCAGTTCTAATCGAAACCATGAGAAGAGAAGGGTATGAAATGACCATTGGACAGCCGCAGGTTATTTTGAGAGAAGATGAGAACGGTCAGAAACTGGAGCCGTATGAATCTTTAGTTGTTGATGTTCCTGAAGAGTATGCTTCAAGAGTAATCGATTTGGCAACGCAGAGAAAAGGTGACCTTCACATTATGGAAACTAAAGGTGAAATGCAGCACATGGAGTTTGAAATTCCTTCAAGAGGTTTGATCGGACTGCGTTCTCAAATGTTGACGGCTACTGCCGGAGAAGCAATTATGGCACACCGTTTCACAGAATACAAACCTTTCAAAGGCGCTATTCCGGGAAGAAGTAATGGAGTATTGATCAGCAAGACTCAGGGTCCTGCTACAGAGTATTCTATCGCAAAATTACAGGATAGAGGTAAGTTCTATGTAGATCCGGGTGAGGAGATCTATGCAGGGATGGTAATCGGTGAGCAGAACAAACCGGGTGACCTTGTAGTAAACATCGTAGAAGCAAAACAGCTTAATAACATGAGAGCTTCGGGTAAAGATAAAGATACCGGTGTTGCACCCAAAATCTTATTCTCTCTTGAAGAGTGTATGGAATATATTCAGGCTGATGAAGCAATTGAGGTAACTCCGAATTTCATCCGTATGAGAAAGAAAATCCTTTCTGAAGAAGAAAGAAAAAGAATGGACAGAGGAGCGAAAGCATAA
- a CDS encoding type 1 glutamine amidotransferase domain-containing protein has product MSKKIAILATHGFEESELSSPKEYLEQQGWTAHIISPESGSIKAWAEKDWGKEYPVDKTLDEASASDYDALVLPGGVINPDQLRTNETALSFVKDFFQQHKPVAAICHGPQILINAEVVEGRNLTSVNSISKDLKNAGAQWEDSEVVVDKGLVTSRTPKDLPAFNAKMVEEIKEGKHQEQTL; this is encoded by the coding sequence ATGTCAAAGAAAATTGCGATTTTAGCAACCCATGGATTTGAAGAAAGCGAATTATCATCACCAAAAGAATATTTGGAACAGCAGGGATGGACGGCTCACATTATTAGCCCTGAATCAGGATCCATCAAAGCGTGGGCAGAGAAGGACTGGGGGAAAGAATATCCGGTAGATAAAACGTTGGACGAGGCAAGTGCTTCAGATTATGATGCGCTGGTTTTACCTGGCGGAGTCATTAACCCCGATCAATTGAGAACCAACGAAACGGCTTTGAGTTTTGTGAAAGATTTCTTTCAGCAGCACAAACCGGTAGCCGCAATATGCCACGGTCCGCAAATTTTAATTAATGCCGAGGTAGTAGAAGGCAGAAATCTGACTTCAGTAAACTCAATCAGTAAAGATCTTAAAAATGCAGGGGCCCAGTGGGAAGATAGTGAAGTAGTGGTGGACAAAGGATTGGTAACCAGCAGAACACCGAAAGATTTGCCCGCGTTCAATGCTAAAATGGTAGAGGAGATCAAAGAAGGCAAGCACCAGGAACAGACCTTATAA
- a CDS encoding DUF1294 domain-containing protein, whose amino-acid sequence MYKILWKAVKRIPLLTFLFLFRFVLMLYVLLIINLLAFSVFAIDKRKAVKHTRRISELALLTLVFLGGTLGAILSMIIFRHKISKKSFLLKLGLIILMQIVLLYFLNIQFR is encoded by the coding sequence ATGTATAAAATCTTATGGAAAGCAGTAAAAAGAATACCGCTTCTTACCTTTCTTTTTTTGTTTAGATTTGTACTTATGCTGTATGTCCTGTTAATCATTAACCTCCTCGCTTTTTCAGTCTTTGCCATTGATAAAAGGAAAGCCGTAAAACACACACGAAGAATATCAGAACTTGCTCTTCTCACTCTGGTGTTTTTGGGAGGAACCTTGGGAGCGATTCTGTCAATGATTATTTTCAGGCACAAAATTTCAAAAAAATCTTTTTTACTGAAACTGGGATTGATAATTTTAATGCAGATTGTATTATTATACTTTTTAAATATTCAATTCAGATAA
- a CDS encoding YceI family protein: MKKLSVIALVAVGLLAASCNKEKSADTAATSAEQTVAEGKGEVLPVDVAASVVNWKAFHKGGFAPRWGTINVKSGDLNIEGGQLSAGSFVIDMTSIKVDPASVTEKDKKPADLEAHLKNPDFFDVAKNPTSDFKITSVTDLKDAPKEGAVAGANKTVSGNLTLSGKTVNVTFPAKVDVTENSAAIQAKFTVNRTDWGIKFGTDETDPAEWMISKDIEIAVDVKAKK, translated from the coding sequence ATGAAAAAACTTAGCGTCATTGCGTTAGTCGCAGTAGGATTATTGGCAGCCTCATGTAATAAAGAAAAATCAGCGGATACTGCTGCAACTTCAGCTGAACAGACTGTTGCCGAAGGTAAAGGGGAAGTTTTACCCGTAGATGTAGCTGCTTCCGTGGTAAACTGGAAAGCATTTCACAAAGGAGGTTTTGCACCACGTTGGGGGACCATTAATGTAAAATCCGGAGATTTGAATATCGAAGGCGGACAGCTTTCTGCGGGAAGCTTCGTGATCGACATGACCTCAATTAAAGTAGATCCGGCTTCCGTAACGGAGAAAGACAAAAAACCGGCAGACCTTGAAGCTCACCTTAAAAATCCTGACTTCTTTGACGTTGCAAAAAATCCGACTTCTGATTTCAAAATTACAAGCGTAACAGATCTTAAAGATGCTCCGAAAGAGGGCGCTGTTGCCGGAGCCAATAAAACAGTAAGCGGAAACCTTACATTATCCGGGAAAACAGTTAATGTTACGTTCCCTGCAAAAGTGGACGTTACGGAAAACTCAGCAGCAATCCAGGCTAAATTTACCGTAAACAGAACAGACTGGGGTATTAAATTCGGAACAGATGAAACAGACCCTGCAGAATGGATGATCAGCAAAGACATCGAGATCGCAGTAGACGTAAAAGCAAAAAAATAA
- the cas2 gene encoding CRISPR-associated endonuclease Cas2 → MNAERFNAYRIMWVLVLYDLPTETKANMKDANRFRKGLIDDGFTLFQFSMYARHCPSRENAEVHIKRVKFMLPKAGKVAIMCITDKQFGDIEIFFARNREEPPPTFQQLELF, encoded by the coding sequence ATGAATGCCGAGAGGTTTAATGCCTACCGAATTATGTGGGTTCTAGTATTATACGATTTACCGACGGAAACCAAAGCCAATATGAAAGATGCCAACCGCTTTCGTAAGGGCCTGATCGATGACGGCTTTACTTTGTTTCAGTTTTCGATGTACGCAAGGCATTGCCCGAGTCGTGAAAATGCTGAGGTACATATTAAAAGAGTAAAGTTTATGCTGCCGAAGGCTGGAAAAGTCGCGATTATGTGTATAACCGATAAGCAATTTGGGGATATTGAAATTTTCTTTGCCAGGAATCGGGAAGAACCTCCACCCACGTTCCAACAGCTCGAATTATTCTGA
- a CDS encoding DUF6155 family protein: MSKAALKKELQKLTKEQIIEQILDLYEKNKAVKEFYQFYLNPTSGKQLADKYKKLIRKEFNVENPMKSTERFSVAKRVISDFKNLQPSPEDLAEVMLYLSESACELTALYGDYSMQFYDSAFNNYKAALEFLKKNRLLQQFQDKALQCVKWSSCCGYGFADDMEYLYAQYYPE, from the coding sequence ATGTCAAAAGCAGCATTAAAGAAAGAGCTTCAGAAGCTCACAAAAGAGCAGATTATTGAGCAGATTTTAGACTTGTATGAAAAGAATAAGGCCGTCAAAGAATTTTATCAGTTCTACCTTAATCCTACCAGCGGAAAACAACTTGCCGATAAGTATAAAAAGCTTATCCGTAAGGAGTTTAATGTTGAAAATCCTATGAAAAGCACAGAACGTTTTTCCGTAGCCAAGCGAGTCATTTCAGATTTCAAAAATCTGCAGCCTTCGCCTGAAGATCTTGCGGAAGTTATGCTTTATCTCTCTGAGAGTGCCTGTGAACTTACAGCCCTGTACGGTGATTATTCTATGCAGTTTTATGATTCTGCGTTTAATAATTACAAAGCAGCCCTCGAATTTTTAAAGAAAAACAGGTTACTGCAGCAGTTTCAGGATAAGGCATTGCAGTGTGTAAAATGGTCTTCCTGCTGCGGTTATGGCTTTGCAGACGATATGGAGTATTTATACGCTCAATACTATCCGGAATAA